The following proteins come from a genomic window of Lycium ferocissimum isolate CSIRO_LF1 chromosome 4, AGI_CSIRO_Lferr_CH_V1, whole genome shotgun sequence:
- the LOC132052920 gene encoding probable protein phosphatase 2C 25: MSCTVALSNSPVFSPSRVPSPSSSPSPSSPSSSPLRILRIQKAPLSNLIRASNTDCSTNTVLKRKRPTRLDLSVVGSMSFGNFKVDTNPGRVEDLVEVEGEGYSVCCKRGRKGAMEDRHSALVNFQGDSKQGVFGIFDGHGGVKAAEFAAENLNKNIINELEGKTTDDEVETAVKNGYLKTDSEFLNQEARGGSCCVTALIQKGNLVVSNAGDCRAVVSRGGIAEALTSDHKPSRQDEKDRIEASGGYVDCCHGVWRIQGSLAVSRAIGDQYLKQWVMAEPETRILELNPELEFLVLASDGLWDTVSNQEAVDIARPLCTGVSTQQPLSACRELIDLSVSRGSLDDISVMIIQLGQFC, translated from the exons ATGTCTTGCACTGTCGCTCTTTCAAATTCGCCGGTTTTCTCACCGTCTAGGGTTCCGTCACCGTCATCTTCTCCTTCACCTTCTTCTCCGTCATCATCACCGTTAAGGATTCTTCGTATACAGAAAGCGCCGTTAAGTAACCTTATTAGAGCTTCTAATACTGATTGTTCTACTAATACGGTTTTGAAGAGGAAGAGACCGACTAGGTTGGATCTTTCTGTTGTGGGTTCCATGAGTTTTGGGAATTTTAAGGTGGATACTAATCCGGGTCGGGTTGAGGATTTGGTTGAGGTTGAAGGAGAGGGGTATAGTGTTTGTTGTAAAAGAGGGAGAAAAGGTGCTATGGAAGATCGTCACTCTGCTTTGGTTAATTTCCAAGGAGATTCCAAACAG GGTGTTTTTGGTATATTTGATGGTCACGGAGGAGTAAAAGCTGCGGAGTTTGCAGCAGAGAACTTGAATAAGAACATTATAAATGAACTAGAAGGAAAGACAACAGATGACGAAGTTGAGACGGCAGTGAAAAATGGTTATCTTAAAACAGATTCTGAATTTCTCAACCAGGAAGCTCGGGGTGGATCGTGTTGTGTAACAGCATTGATCCAAAAAGGCAATCTAGTTGTATCTAATGCTGGTGATTGTCGTGCTGTTGTGAGCAGAGGAGGGATTGCTGAGGCATTGACCTCTGATCATAAGCCTTCAAGGCAAGATGAGAAAGATAGAATTGAGGCATCG GGTGGCTATGTAGATTGTTGTCATGGTGTTTGGAGAATTCAGGGATCTCTCGCTGTATCAAGAGCTATCGGGGATCAGTACCTTAAACAATGGGTAATGGCAGAACCTGAGACGAGGATTCTTGAACTTAATCCTGAATTGGAATTCCTAGTCCTTGCATCTGATGGTTTGTGGGATACGGTTAGCAATCAAGAAGCAGTCGATATTGCTCGGCCTTTGTGCACTGGTGTCAGTACGCAGCAGCCCTTGTCAGCATGTAGAGAGCTCATTGACCTCTCTGTTTCTCGAGGTTCACTTGATGATATAAGTGTGATGATAATTCAACTGGGACAATTCTGTTGA